The Thermococcus sp. DNA segment TGTTTTAGTTTCATATCCAATTGGTCGTTACTAATCAAACCGGTTTATAAACTTAAGGCTTAAAACGTCTCCATAGGTTTCAATATAACTTCCCTAAATACCCTGGCGAAATAATATCCAAACAATAAGGAGCAAATATTAAATTTTAAACAAGTTGATAAATTTTCGACGGATTTCCTGAACTTGTATACAAGATGTTAGAAAACTTTATAAAAGCTTGATAACGAGGGGATGGTGGTATCTCCCATGACGGAGGCGAAGGTCGTGGAGAGAATGAATGAGAGGTCTGAGGAAATGGCGACAAAGGTTAACAATCTGATACTCTACGGCATCTACAAGGTTTTGGGTGCTGGTGCGAGAGGGTTAGGTAATTCCATCGGTGAGGAACTCCTCCATGCCATGATGGAAGAGTATGGACTCAACTTCGAGGGTAGCAACGACCCTCAGGAACTGCTCAACCGCTTTACAGAGGTCATGATAAACACTTTCGGCTTTGCCGAGAAAGGTGAAATAGAGGTCAATGGGAACAAGGTTACCCTAAAGCTCGACAGCCCAATGGACCTCTACGCCCTTCAGTTGCTTGAAAAGAAGGGCATAAAACCTGTTCTCTATCCAATGGCAAACGCTGTTGCAGTTGCAATCAAGAAGTTCTCCGGCAAGAACGTCCTGATAAAGGAGATACGTGTCCACGACAAGCACGTTGAGGTTGACATGCTGATTCTGGGGTGATGGGAATGTTTGAAAACGTTATAGCCGACCTCCTTAGGGTTGATGGTGTTAGGGGAGTTGCCGTCGTCAGCAAGGACGGTCTTCTCATTGAGGGACAAGCCAGTGACAGAACCATAGACGTTGAGAGCGTTGCGGCGATGGTGGCTACGATATACGGTACCGCTCTGAACGTTTCCAATGAAGTGTTCCACGAGGAAGCAGTTGA contains these protein-coding regions:
- a CDS encoding roadblock/LC7 domain-containing protein — translated: MGMFENVIADLLRVDGVRGVAVVSKDGLLIEGQASDRTIDVESVAAMVATIYGTALNVSNEVFHEEAVDMVTLESPKGKIITVEAGENAVLTVLTDPKVNLGLVRIYLKRNAQKVASML